A stretch of Clostridium sp. BJN0001 DNA encodes these proteins:
- a CDS encoding AAA family ATPase, translating into MEYTNLHEDKQFNKFKEEIQRYNDMHNFYECIVVLKTAISCFKNHPGLYYLMALTYYNSKEYLKACSNLKKAIKFDVTNSKYYGLLSCCFYKVNDYESAYTYARKGFIIDKYNTDCLVTLGKLELINGNFDDALKFALLSSSIDKTNYKCLRLLSRCYINLDKEPKFILESLYDAEKYGFDEELYIDIIKYLYKCEDYSKCVDYCGKILSNHLGSYALSKADKYLYNIYDKVFNKDDKIVDKIKNIKEKKLKKNVNVSTRSEESYVSQPYTNLKDNEENSSSSIDNVKENLNTNKEKKEFKVKTDGLKKLNSLIGLKNVKTEINKIVRFVKYEKNRENIVGICEKNNLSYHFAFLGNPGTGKTTVARLIAEIFYNLGILKTNNLVEVDRSVIVGKYVGETAKLTKKAVEKALDGVLFIDEAYSLYKEGSSNDYGLEAIETLLKAMEDYRDRIIVILAGYTDKMKNLIKLNPGLKSRINFEIMFDDYTDIELLEIFKNMAKNDKYKISKNAYEIFFQKISEAKIDENFANAREVRNIYESCLREKAYRIGDKKASKKDFTIITREDFGRFSKKESYEDKKKKLKKELNDLIGLKNVKDVIISLLNSLEVMERKSKLGIKVNTVSLNMLFSGNPGTGKTTVARILSKILKEIGILKKGHLVEVTRSDLVGQYVGETAIKTLNKIKEAYGGILFIDEAYSLNGGSSNDYGKEAIETLIKEMEDNRDKLVVIFAGYTDKMEELLKINPGLKSRINFDIKFDDYNYKELFDIFKVFCKKESFVLTKDSENKIKSFFKSAFESGKTDSSNARFVRSCFEKIKLRQAERIIKNNIYSKREIIKILTKDIDLW; encoded by the coding sequence ATGGAATATACAAATCTTCATGAAGATAAACAATTTAATAAGTTTAAAGAAGAAATTCAAAGATACAATGATATGCATAATTTTTATGAATGCATAGTAGTTTTGAAGACAGCAATTTCATGTTTCAAAAACCACCCAGGACTTTATTATTTAATGGCGCTTACTTATTATAATTCAAAAGAATATTTAAAAGCATGCAGCAATCTTAAAAAAGCCATAAAATTTGATGTTACAAACAGTAAGTATTATGGTCTTTTAAGTTGTTGTTTTTACAAAGTAAACGATTATGAGAGTGCTTATACATATGCAAGAAAAGGATTTATCATAGATAAATATAATACAGACTGTTTAGTAACTCTTGGAAAGCTTGAACTTATAAATGGAAATTTTGACGATGCACTTAAATTTGCTCTTTTATCTTCTTCAATTGATAAAACAAATTATAAATGCCTTCGTCTTTTAAGCAGATGCTATATAAATTTAGATAAAGAACCAAAATTTATTTTAGAATCTTTATATGATGCAGAAAAATATGGTTTTGATGAAGAATTATATATTGATATAATAAAATATTTATATAAATGTGAAGATTATTCAAAATGCGTTGATTATTGTGGAAAAATTTTATCAAATCACCTTGGAAGTTATGCACTTTCTAAAGCTGATAAATACTTATATAATATCTATGATAAAGTTTTTAATAAAGATGATAAAATAGTTGATAAAATAAAAAATATAAAAGAGAAAAAACTTAAGAAAAATGTTAATGTGTCTACTAGATCTGAAGAGTCTTATGTTTCACAGCCGTATACAAATTTAAAAGATAATGAAGAAAATAGTAGCTCTTCTATAGATAATGTAAAAGAAAACCTTAATACTAACAAAGAGAAAAAAGAATTTAAAGTAAAAACTGATGGTTTAAAAAAGCTTAATTCTCTTATAGGACTCAAGAATGTTAAAACAGAAATAAATAAGATAGTTAGATTTGTAAAGTACGAAAAGAATAGAGAAAATATTGTAGGCATTTGTGAAAAAAATAATTTATCATATCACTTTGCATTTCTCGGAAACCCTGGGACAGGTAAAACAACAGTTGCAAGGCTTATTGCTGAAATATTTTATAATCTTGGGATTTTAAAGACTAATAATCTTGTAGAGGTTGATAGAAGTGTAATCGTAGGAAAATATGTAGGAGAGACTGCAAAACTTACTAAAAAAGCTGTTGAGAAAGCCTTAGATGGAGTTCTATTTATAGATGAGGCATATTCATTATATAAAGAAGGAAGCAGCAATGATTATGGCTTAGAGGCTATAGAAACGCTACTTAAAGCTATGGAAGACTATAGAGACAGGATTATAGTTATCTTAGCAGGATATACAGATAAAATGAAAAATCTTATAAAGCTTAATCCTGGACTTAAAAGCAGAATTAATTTTGAAATTATGTTTGATGATTATACAGATATTGAACTGCTTGAAATTTTTAAGAATATGGCTAAAAACGATAAATATAAGATTTCAAAAAATGCATATGAAATATTCTTTCAAAAAATATCAGAAGCTAAAATTGATGAGAATTTTGCAAATGCACGTGAGGTAAGAAATATATATGAATCGTGTCTTAGAGAAAAAGCGTATAGAATAGGTGATAAAAAAGCTTCTAAAAAGGATTTTACCATAATAACTAGAGAGGACTTTGGAAGATTTTCAAAAAAAGAAAGCTACGAAGATAAAAAAAAGAAACTAAAAAAAGAGCTTAATGATCTTATTGGACTTAAAAATGTTAAAGATGTTATAATAAGCCTTTTAAATTCACTTGAGGTTATGGAAAGAAAATCAAAACTTGGAATAAAAGTTAATACAGTATCACTTAATATGCTTTTTTCTGGCAATCCAGGAACAGGCAAGACAACAGTTGCAAGAATTTTATCTAAGATTTTAAAAGAGATAGGAATATTAAAAAAAGGTCACCTTGTCGAGGTTACAAGATCTGATCTTGTAGGACAGTATGTTGGTGAAACTGCAATAAAGACTTTAAATAAAATAAAAGAAGCCTATGGTGGTATCCTTTTTATAGATGAAGCTTATAGTCTAAATGGGGGTTCATCTAATGATTATGGAAAAGAAGCCATAGAAACTCTTATAAAAGAGATGGAAGATAATAGAGATAAACTTGTCGTTATTTTTGCAGGCTATACAGATAAAATGGAAGAATTATTAAAAATAAATCCAGGACTTAAAAGCAGAATTAATTTTGATATAAAATTTGATGATTATAATTATAAAGAACTTTTTGATATTTTTAAAGTATTTTGCAAAAAAGAATCGTTTGTTTTAACTAAGGATTCTGAAAATAAAATAAAAAGTTTCTTTAAAAGTGCATTTGAATCTGGTAAAACTGATTCTTCAAACGCTAGATTTGTTAGATCGTGTTTTGAAAAGATAAAATTACGCCAGGCTGAAAGAATAATAAAGAATAATATCTATTCAAAAAGAGAAATAATCAAAATATTGACAAAAGATATAGATTTATGGTAA
- the trpE gene encoding anthranilate synthase component I: protein MINIKKDEFLKRKEEGKVFSLISEFRGDEITPIRIFNGFKGKRKFIFESGSKENYFGRYSYIGENPCKEIKGDTLKEIEELKAEIRVQFSNESNPFSYKGGAIGYMGYDTVALFEKKLEFKNKDDLNIPLIRFNIYNRYICYDHFTHKVFIIDNIKKDDTRDYDFIVKDQKKYIKDLINYPADIEEIAEDEDISFKLLTSKEKYMENVEKAKDHILRGDIFQVVPSLRMKCDTKKSYIDIYRKLRETNPSPYMYLIDYDEYQVIGSSPETVVTVRKDEVITKPIAGTKKRGKTPEEDNKLSDELLKDKKELAEHVMLVDLGRNDIGRISKVGSVHVNDFMKVEKFSHVMHITSTVKGKLLDNIDGFDALSACLPAGTLSGAPKIRAMEIIEELEDYKRGLYAGSVGYFSYGGNTDMAIAIRTLLLKDKTAYIQAGAGIVYDSIAENEFNEVQNKLMALKEALR from the coding sequence ATGATTAATATTAAAAAAGATGAGTTTTTAAAAAGAAAAGAAGAAGGAAAAGTTTTCTCTCTTATAAGTGAATTTCGAGGAGATGAAATTACACCGATAAGGATATTTAATGGTTTTAAAGGAAAAAGAAAATTTATTTTTGAAAGTGGTTCAAAAGAAAATTACTTTGGACGATATTCTTATATTGGTGAAAATCCATGTAAAGAAATTAAAGGTGATACATTAAAAGAGATTGAAGAATTAAAAGCTGAAATAAGGGTTCAATTTTCAAATGAATCTAATCCTTTTTCATATAAAGGCGGAGCTATAGGATATATGGGGTATGATACAGTAGCTCTTTTTGAAAAAAAGCTTGAGTTTAAAAATAAGGACGATTTAAATATTCCTCTTATAAGATTTAACATATATAACAGATATATATGTTATGATCACTTTACTCATAAAGTTTTTATTATAGATAATATTAAAAAGGATGATACTCGTGATTATGATTTTATAGTAAAAGATCAAAAGAAGTACATAAAAGATTTAATAAATTATCCGGCTGATATTGAAGAAATTGCAGAAGATGAGGATATTTCTTTTAAACTTCTTACTTCAAAAGAAAAATATATGGAAAATGTAGAGAAAGCAAAAGACCATATTTTAAGAGGAGATATATTTCAGGTTGTTCCATCTTTAAGAATGAAATGCGATACTAAAAAATCATATATAGATATATATAGAAAACTAAGAGAAACTAATCCATCTCCATATATGTATCTTATTGATTATGATGAGTATCAGGTAATAGGCTCATCTCCTGAAACAGTAGTTACTGTAAGGAAAGACGAGGTTATAACTAAGCCTATAGCTGGTACAAAAAAACGTGGAAAAACACCAGAGGAAGATAATAAGTTAAGTGATGAACTTTTAAAAGATAAAAAGGAACTTGCAGAACATGTTATGCTTGTGGATCTTGGTAGAAATGATATAGGAAGAATAAGTAAAGTGGGTTCTGTTCATGTAAATGACTTTATGAAAGTTGAAAAATTTTCTCATGTAATGCATATTACTTCAACTGTAAAAGGAAAACTTTTAGATAATATTGATGGATTTGATGCATTAAGTGCATGTCTTCCAGCAGGTACATTATCTGGTGCACCTAAAATAAGAGCAATGGAAATTATAGAGGAGCTTGAAGATTACAAAAGGGGATTATACGCTGGTTCTGTAGGATATTTTTCATATGGTGGAAATACAGATATGGCAATAGCAATAAGAACGCTTCTTTTAAAAGATAAGACAGCATATATACAAGCTGGTGCAGGAATTGTTTATGATTCAATTGCTGAAAATGAATTTAATGAAGTACAAAATAAGCTTATGGCTTTAAAGGAGGCATTAAGATGA
- a CDS encoding PTS fructose transporter subunit IIABC, with the protein MRIVDLLNKQGMNMDIKPHSKAECIDMLVDLMDKTGNLNNKDEYKKAILTRENLSTTGIGDGIAIPHGKTNAVKKPGIAAAVCKSGVDYDSLDGRSANLFFMIAVPDNSDNLHLEVLARLSTILMDEDFRKKLINCNNKDKFLKLIDEKETEKFPEENVKKAAESYRVLAVTACPTGIAHTYMAAESLENKGKEMGVSIKVETNGSVGAKNVLTKEEIKQAECIIIAADKDVEMARFDGKRVIKTKVADGIHKSEELISRAISGDAHVYHHEGGSEEDLNSGNDESIRRQIYKHLMNGVSHMLPFVIGGGILIALAFLLDDYSIDPKNFGMNTPIAAFLKTVGGEAFGFMLPVLAGFIAMSIADRPGLAVGFVGGVLAKLGTTYSSAFDSSISPISGGFLGALFAGFAAGYLVLGLKKIFNSLPKALEGLKPTLLYPFFGIGIIGIIMILVNPFFGSINSGITGLLNSMGGTSRVLLGIVVAGMMAIDMGGPFNKAAYVFGTASLASGNYEVMAAVMAGGMVPPLAIALATTFFGNRFTENERKSGLTNYIMGLSFITEGAIPFAAADPLRVIPSCVIGSATAGAISMLFNCTLRAPHGGIFVVPVIGNSLMYIAAVIAGSVVGMILLSLLKKPIKK; encoded by the coding sequence ATGAGAATTGTAGATTTATTAAACAAACAAGGAATGAACATGGATATTAAACCTCATTCTAAAGCAGAATGTATAGATATGCTTGTTGACCTTATGGACAAAACAGGAAACTTAAATAATAAAGATGAATATAAAAAAGCAATACTTACTAGAGAAAATTTAAGTACAACTGGTATAGGTGATGGAATAGCTATTCCTCATGGAAAGACAAATGCAGTTAAAAAACCAGGTATTGCAGCAGCAGTATGTAAATCTGGTGTTGATTATGATTCTTTAGATGGAAGGTCTGCAAATTTATTCTTTATGATAGCAGTTCCAGATAATAGTGATAATTTACACTTAGAAGTATTAGCACGTCTTTCAACTATATTAATGGATGAAGACTTCAGAAAGAAATTAATAAATTGTAATAACAAAGATAAATTTTTAAAATTAATAGATGAAAAAGAAACTGAAAAGTTCCCAGAAGAAAATGTTAAAAAAGCAGCTGAATCTTATAGAGTATTAGCAGTAACTGCGTGCCCAACTGGAATAGCACATACTTACATGGCAGCAGAAAGCTTAGAAAACAAAGGTAAGGAAATGGGCGTTTCTATAAAAGTTGAAACTAATGGTTCTGTAGGCGCTAAAAATGTTTTAACTAAGGAAGAAATTAAACAAGCTGAATGTATTATAATTGCAGCTGATAAAGATGTTGAAATGGCTAGATTTGATGGCAAAAGAGTTATAAAGACAAAGGTAGCCGATGGAATTCATAAGTCAGAAGAATTAATAAGTAGAGCTATAAGTGGAGATGCTCATGTTTATCATCATGAAGGAGGAAGTGAAGAAGATTTGAATTCTGGAAATGATGAAAGCATTAGACGTCAAATTTATAAGCATTTGATGAATGGTGTATCACATATGCTTCCATTTGTAATAGGTGGAGGAATATTGATAGCTTTAGCATTCTTATTAGATGACTATAGCATTGATCCAAAAAACTTTGGTATGAATACACCAATTGCAGCATTTCTAAAAACAGTTGGAGGAGAAGCGTTTGGGTTTATGCTTCCAGTTCTTGCAGGATTTATAGCAATGAGTATTGCTGATAGACCAGGTCTTGCAGTTGGATTTGTAGGTGGAGTTCTTGCAAAGCTTGGAACTACTTACTCAAGTGCTTTTGATTCAAGTATATCACCAATAAGTGGTGGATTTTTAGGTGCATTATTTGCAGGTTTTGCAGCAGGTTACTTAGTTCTTGGTTTAAAGAAAATATTTAATTCATTGCCAAAAGCCTTAGAAGGATTAAAGCCAACATTGTTATATCCTTTCTTTGGAATAGGTATTATTGGAATAATAATGATATTAGTAAATCCATTCTTTGGTTCAATAAATAGTGGAATTACTGGCTTACTTAATTCAATGGGTGGAACAAGCAGAGTTCTTTTAGGAATTGTTGTTGCAGGAATGATGGCAATTGATATGGGTGGTCCATTTAATAAAGCAGCATATGTATTTGGAACAGCATCACTTGCAAGTGGAAACTATGAAGTAATGGCAGCTGTAATGGCTGGTGGTATGGTTCCGCCTCTTGCAATAGCACTTGCTACAACATTCTTTGGAAATAGATTTACTGAAAATGAAAGAAAATCAGGTTTAACTAATTATATAATGGGTTTATCGTTTATAACAGAAGGTGCAATACCTTTTGCAGCAGCAGATCCATTAAGAGTTATTCCATCTTGCGTAATTGGTTCAGCAACTGCAGGTGCAATTTCAATGTTATTCAATTGTACTTTAAGAGCTCCTCATGGAGGAATCTTCGTAGTTCCTGTTATAGGAAATTCATTAATGTATATTGCAGCAGTAATAGCAGGATCAGTAGTTGGAATGATATTATTATCATTATTAAAAAAACCAATTAAAAAATAA
- a CDS encoding DeoR/GlpR family DNA-binding transcription regulator → MFTEERYNIILQELDTKGIVSVTELVKLLDVSESTIRRDLNSLDDNGMIKKIHGGAISIGDNTSKHDYKVNVRKTLNMEEKQKIAKHAGSLIENDDIIYLDAGTTTELIIDYIENDRILVVTNGIDNAKKLLEKGIKTFILGGEVKEVTEAIVGSSAVEDLKKYNFSKGFFGTNGVSNKSGYTTPDASEAMVKREAIKRCTESYILADESKLDEVSFITFANISDSILITSKTNRSSNYDTKVIGVE, encoded by the coding sequence ATGTTTACTGAGGAAAGATATAATATCATTCTTCAAGAATTAGATACAAAAGGAATTGTTTCAGTAACCGAACTTGTTAAGTTACTTGATGTGTCAGAATCAACTATAAGAAGAGATTTAAATTCTCTTGATGATAATGGAATGATTAAAAAAATTCATGGAGGAGCAATTTCAATTGGTGATAATACTTCCAAACATGATTACAAGGTCAATGTAAGAAAAACTTTAAATATGGAAGAAAAACAAAAGATTGCAAAACATGCAGGTAGTCTCATAGAAAATGATGATATCATATATTTAGATGCAGGGACTACAACTGAATTAATTATTGATTATATTGAAAATGACAGGATTCTTGTAGTTACTAATGGTATAGACAATGCAAAAAAGCTTTTAGAAAAAGGCATAAAAACTTTCATCTTAGGTGGTGAAGTTAAAGAAGTAACTGAAGCAATAGTTGGAAGCAGTGCTGTAGAAGATCTTAAGAAATATAATTTTTCAAAGGGATTTTTTGGAACAAATGGTGTTAGTAATAAAAGCGGATATACAACTCCAGATGCTAGTGAAGCAATGGTTAAAAGAGAAGCAATAAAAAGATGTACAGAATCTTATATACTGGCAGATGAATCAAAGCTTGATGAAGTAAGTTTTATAACATTTGCAAATATAAGTGATTCTATATTAATAACAAGTAAAACAAATAGAAGTAGTAATTACGATACTAAAGTGATAGGAGTTGAATAA
- the pfkB gene encoding 1-phosphofructokinase: MINTITLNPSLDYVVKVNNFKSNALNRINDEQIYVGGKGINVSIVLKNLGVDNTALGYIAGFTGDEILRRIKKHNVDCDFFKLQDGMSRINVKLKSDGETEINGVGPYIKEKDLNFLYQKVDKLKKGDFLILSGSIPSSVPDDIYEKIMKSLLDKEVEFVVDATKDLLLKVLKYKPFLIKPNHHELAEMFNVELKSNQDIITYGKKLQEMGAKNVLISMAGDGAILLPHSGQPIKREVPKGTLKNSVGAGDSMVAGFLCGYLKNKDLNEAFKMGIATGSASAFSEELATKEEVENLLVQMK, from the coding sequence ATGATTAATACTATAACCTTAAATCCTTCATTAGATTATGTTGTTAAAGTTAATAATTTTAAATCAAATGCTTTAAATAGAATTAACGATGAACAAATATATGTAGGTGGAAAAGGTATAAATGTATCAATTGTTTTAAAAAACTTAGGAGTTGATAACACTGCATTAGGATATATTGCAGGGTTTACAGGTGATGAAATTTTAAGACGAATAAAAAAACATAATGTTGATTGTGATTTTTTTAAGCTTCAAGACGGAATGTCAAGAATCAATGTTAAGCTCAAAAGTGATGGTGAAACAGAGATAAATGGTGTAGGTCCATACATAAAAGAAAAGGATTTAAACTTCCTTTATCAAAAGGTAGATAAACTTAAAAAAGGTGATTTTTTAATACTATCAGGGAGTATTCCTAGCAGTGTTCCAGATGATATTTATGAAAAAATAATGAAGAGCCTTTTAGATAAAGAAGTTGAGTTTGTTGTAGATGCTACAAAAGATCTACTATTAAAAGTTTTAAAATATAAACCTTTTTTGATAAAACCTAATCATCATGAATTAGCAGAAATGTTTAATGTTGAATTAAAAAGCAATCAAGATATAATAACATATGGGAAAAAACTTCAGGAAATGGGAGCCAAAAATGTCCTAATATCAATGGCCGGAGACGGTGCAATTTTATTACCCCACAGTGGACAACCAATAAAAAGAGAAGTACCAAAAGGAACTTTAAAAAATTCAGTAGGTGCTGGAGATTCAATGGTGGCAGGATTTTTATGTGGATATTTAAAAAATAAAGATTTAAATGAAGCATTTAAAATGGGCATAGCAACTGGAAGTGCAAGCGCTTTTTCAGAAGAATTAGCAACAAAAGAAGAAGTAGAAAATTTATTAGTACAAATGAAATAA
- a CDS encoding SCP2 sterol-binding domain-containing protein: MSFLKSVDDVKERLKNLDTHHLDEHIALEVRLDGADEGTFYIELDKEKINIEPYEYKDNDAVIKAKSNILMRFISKKLDIENALVKNTLKIDGDINKVFRFYKLIKNK; encoded by the coding sequence ATGAGTTTTTTAAAATCAGTTGACGATGTAAAAGAAAGGTTAAAAAATCTTGATACTCATCATTTAGATGAACATATAGCACTTGAGGTAAGATTAGATGGTGCTGATGAAGGAACATTTTATATTGAATTAGATAAGGAAAAGATAAATATTGAGCCTTATGAATATAAAGATAATGATGCTGTAATTAAGGCTAAATCAAATATTTTAATGAGATTTATTTCAAAAAAGCTTGATATTGAAAATGCATTAGTAAAAAATACACTTAAGATAGATGGAGACATAAATAAAGTATTTAGATTTTATAAATTAATAAAAAATAAATAA
- a CDS encoding histidine phosphatase family protein — MKTTILLIRHGETLWNAAGKFQGCTDIALSERGIEQAKLLKKRLNGEFDAVYASPLKRAYKTAQILAEDTSKEVIIEPNIKEINFGNWEGLSIKEIENEYNEDFNIWRKDKEEARFGSGEISIKNASLRASACVRKIAEDNKGKTVVIVAHGGVIKAALINLFEWNMNMYHRIGLGNTCVTKIYFDDNFDAHLVYLNDTNHLKEEATIV; from the coding sequence ATGAAGACAACAATTTTATTAATAAGACATGGAGAAACTTTATGGAATGCTGCAGGCAAATTTCAAGGTTGTACTGATATAGCATTATCCGAAAGGGGAATAGAACAAGCAAAATTATTAAAAAAGCGATTAAATGGTGAATTTGACGCTGTTTATGCAAGTCCGCTTAAAAGAGCATATAAGACTGCACAGATACTTGCAGAAGATACATCAAAAGAAGTAATAATTGAACCAAATATAAAAGAAATAAACTTTGGTAATTGGGAAGGACTTAGTATAAAAGAAATAGAGAATGAATATAACGAAGACTTTAATATATGGAGAAAAGATAAAGAAGAAGCAAGATTTGGCTCAGGAGAAATAAGCATAAAGAATGCTTCATTAAGAGCTTCAGCATGTGTAAGAAAAATAGCTGAAGATAATAAAGGAAAGACAGTAGTTATAGTAGCTCATGGTGGAGTTATAAAAGCTGCACTTATAAATCTTTTTGAATGGAATATGAATATGTATCATAGAATAGGACTTGGAAATACGTGCGTAACAAAAATATATTTTGATGATAATTTTGATGCGCATTTAGTTTATCTAAATGATACAAATCATTTAAAGGAAGAAGCTACAATTGTTTAA
- a CDS encoding aminotransferase class I/II-fold pyridoxal phosphate-dependent enzyme, producing the protein MNLTFSKNLDYFQTGIFNILNEKQQELIKNGMKVYNLSVGTPDFKPDNHVIDALVKSAQNPNDWKYSLGDSPELIDAMKNFYKKRFNVQLDSDEIMSIYGSQEGLTHIGFSILNKGDTVLVPNPGYPIFEIGPYLAGADIHYYDLLEGNNFLPDLNSISKDILRKAKMMIVSYPMNPVCETAPPEFYDKLISFAKENNIIIIHDNAYSDIIYDGKKGGSFLSHKESKEVGVEFYSLSKSFNMTGARISFVLGNKEIIKHFKMLRSQIDYGIFTPIQQAAIAALKGPLDSVKENCKEYEKRRNALCRGLTNIGLKVKDSRGSMFAWAKIPSKYKTSTDFCMDLMEKTGVICTPGNAFGSLGEGYVRFALVLPVDVINEAVEKIDASEILK; encoded by the coding sequence ATGAACTTGACCTTTTCAAAAAATCTTGATTATTTTCAAACAGGAATATTTAATATATTAAATGAAAAACAGCAGGAACTTATAAAAAATGGAATGAAAGTATATAATCTTTCAGTAGGAACACCAGATTTTAAGCCTGACAATCATGTAATCGATGCACTTGTAAAATCAGCTCAAAATCCTAACGACTGGAAATATTCATTAGGTGACAGTCCCGAATTAATTGATGCGATGAAAAATTTTTATAAAAAAAGATTTAACGTTCAATTAGATAGTGATGAAATTATGTCTATTTATGGTTCACAAGAGGGATTAACGCATATAGGATTTTCAATATTAAATAAAGGCGATACTGTTCTTGTTCCAAACCCTGGATATCCAATATTTGAAATAGGACCTTATCTTGCAGGTGCAGACATACATTATTACGATCTTTTAGAAGGAAATAATTTTCTTCCAGACCTTAATTCCATATCAAAAGACATATTAAGAAAAGCAAAGATGATGATTGTCTCTTACCCTATGAACCCTGTCTGCGAAACTGCCCCACCTGAATTTTATGATAAGCTTATATCTTTTGCAAAAGAAAACAATATAATAATCATACATGATAATGCATATTCAGATATAATCTATGACGGTAAAAAAGGAGGTTCATTTCTCTCTCATAAAGAAAGTAAAGAGGTCGGAGTAGAATTTTATTCTTTATCTAAATCATTTAACATGACAGGAGCAAGAATTTCTTTTGTTCTTGGTAATAAAGAAATTATAAAGCATTTTAAAATGCTTAGATCACAAATAGATTATGGTATCTTCACTCCAATTCAACAAGCTGCCATAGCTGCACTTAAGGGACCTTTAGACAGCGTTAAAGAGAACTGCAAAGAATATGAGAAAAGAAGAAATGCATTATGCAGAGGACTTACAAACATAGGCTTAAAAGTTAAAGATAGCAGAGGAAGTATGTTTGCATGGGCAAAAATACCATCTAAATATAAAACTTCAACTGATTTTTGTATGGATCTTATGGAAAAAACTGGCGTTATATGTACTCCAGGAAACGCATTTGGAAGTCTTGGAGAAGGATATGTGCGTTTTGCATTAGTTCTCCCCGTAGATGTTATAAACGAAGCTGTTGAAAAAATTGATGCAAGCGAAATATTGAAATAA